TCCTTCGGAGATGGGTTGCAACGGTGTACACGCTCTTGCTTCTGCCCGCAACCGTTCGGGCAATAGGTCAAGACACCACGGTAATGGCTCGGGCTCCCCGTGTGTACGTTGACTGCTCCTATTGCGACTTGGACTACATCCGGCAGGAGATCCCGTACGTCAATTACGTGCGGGATCCCGCCGATGCCCAGGTCCACGTGCTGATCACGACGCAGAGAACGGGCGGTGGCGGAGAGGAATACACGCTGGTATTCCTGGGACGGGGCCAGTTCCTGGGGAGGAACGACACCCTTCGCTTTTCGATGCCGAGCACAGCCACAGAGCACGAAACACGTTCGTCCCTCGTCCGCACGTTGCGAATGGGCTTGGTACCGTACGTGGCCCGCACACCGGTGGCAAGCCTTATCTCTGTGCAATACATGCCGGAGGCAACGACCACCGAGGTCACCGATCGTTGGAAGAACTGGGTATTTCGCCTAAGCCTGAACGCCTTTGGGAATGGGGAGAGATCAAGCCGGTCGGTGAACCTGTACGGTTCCTTTAGCGCCAGCCGCGTCACGCCGCTCTGGAAGATTCAGGTCTCGGTAAATGCCGACTACAGCGAGAACCGCTTCGAGTACGACGACACCAAGATCTTCAGCTACAGGAGGGGGAGGGGCTTTCGCGGTCTGATCGTCCGCTCCCTCAATGACCACTGGTCTGTCGGGCTGCGTACGGGCATGGGATCGTCCACCTACAGCAATATCCAGGGGCAATTTTCCCTCTCCCCAGCGCTGGAGTTCAACGTCTTTCCGTACTCGCAGTCGACCCATCGCGAATTGCGCCTGCAGTACGGAGTACGCGGCGAGCACGTCCGCTACCTCGAAGAGACCATATTCGATCGCTGGCGAGAAAGCCCGGTGTCCCATTTCTTCTCGGTCACCCTGACCTTCCGACAGCCTTGGGGCTCCACAGAGACCTCAGTAACGGCTTCCCAGTACTGGCACGACCTGAGCAAGAACCGCTTGGAGTTGTGGAACGTCCTGATGCTGCGCCTCTTCGGCGGCCTGACCCTTCAGGTGGTGGGGTCCTTCTCGCGCATTCACGATCAGCTTTCCCTGCCCAAGAGGGGCGCCAGCAAGGAGGAAGTCCTCCTCCAGAGACGCGAGCTGGCTACCAACTACTCCTTCTTTGGCTCGGTGGGAATTAGCTACACATTTGGCTCGATCTACTCGAACGTGGTCAATCCGCGCTTCGGGAGCGAGACCGGAGGGGTGAGCATCATCATCCGATAGCGGTAGGGGGGCGAAGCGAATTCGCAGCAGTCCTGATCTGGAATCGGTCTCAAGGGCCCTTCAGGTGGCAAAGGGGGTCTCCCAACCTCTCAATCCTGGCAGCGCAGAGATGTAGGGCGCACGGGGGCCGGACGGTGGAGTAGGCCCGGACCGCTGCACCGGCTGCAGAGTCCCCATTCCACCTGACTCTCGCTGAGGCCGCGCTGTCTACGCGGCCACGGAGGAGCGGCACTGGGCTCCTCGGGCTTGGGCGAGGTGGAAGAGGCATCTCGGTGCGCTGGCTTGACAATGTTCCGCCGGTTTGATACCTTGGCCCCGGGCTGTTGGCATCCTGGTGCGAGGGGTGACGCCTGACGAAGTGCAATCCAGTGGATCCGGAGGAACGAATGGAGGAGCGTACGGAGCTTGAGCTTCCGCCGGACAAGCTACGATGGCAGTGTCCCGAAAGTCTGCTTCCGTTCACCACTACGCGGGATCTGCAGCCGATCCGGACCATTCTCGGTCAGGAACGCGCGGTGGAGGCGATACGGGTGGGGCTGCAGATGCGAAGCCCGGGCTTCAACGTATTCGTGGCGGGACCATCCGGAACGGGGCGGACCACTACGGTGCGGCAGTTGCTCCGGGAGGTGGCCCAGCAGGGGCCGGTGCCAGACGACTGGTGCTACGTGCACAACTTCGACCGCCCCGATGTGCCGGCGGCCATTCGCCTGCCAGCTGGTAAAGGCCGCGAGTTCCAGCGGGCCATGGAACGTCTGATCACGCGTTTGCGCCGGGACCTTCCCAAGGTCTTCACAAGCGATGTCTACCGGGAGAGGCGAAACGCACTGATCGAACGATTTGGCGCCGAGCAGCGGAAACGGATCAGCTCGTTCGAGCAAAAGGCGAGGAAGGAGGGGTTCGTCGTCGTTCAGATTCAGGTGGGGATTGTCACGCGACCGGATCTTGTGCCGGTAGTGGAGGATCGGCCCGTTCCTTTCGAGAAGCTCGAGGCCTTGGCGGCGCAGGGCCAGTTCGACGTCGATCGGCTCGATCAGCTGCGCTCCAAGTACCAGTCCCTGATGGTCGAGCTGGGAGAGATTGTTGAGGAGATGCGACAAACGGAGCGCCACCTGACGGAGGCAATCCACGATCTTGACCGGCAGACGGCGGGGACGGTCCTCCGGCATCCCTTGGAGGAGCTACGGGCGCGTTTTCCGTATCCACGGGTCGACCAATTCCTGGAGCAAGTTCGCGCGCACGTGCTCTCGCATCTGGAGGAACTCCGGGGCGAGGAGAGCTCCCCCGAGGGCTCGGACCAGCGGGAGGACCCCCTCCGCCTCCTCCGGGTCAATGTGGTGGTCGACAATTCGGGACTCACCGGCCCGCCGGTGGTGTTTGAAAATCATCCCACCTACAAGAATCTCTTCGGGACCATCGAGCGTGTAGCCGGGGCGGCCGGGGAATGGCGAAGCGACTTCACGCACCTGCGTGCGGGAAGTTTTGCGAAGGCCAATGGGGGCTACCTGGTCCTTCAGGCGAGGGATCTGCTCCTCGAGCCGAACGTCTGGCCCGCCCTGAAGCGGGCGCTGAAGACCGGACAGGTCGAGATCCAGGCCCCGGAAAGCCTGGCCTTCTTCCCTGGCTCTACCCTGAAGCCGGAGCCGATTCCCTGCGATGTGAAGGTCGTTCTGATCGGCGATCGCGACGTATACTACCTCCTGTACCAGCTCGACGATGACTTCAAGAAGATTTTCAAGATCAAGGCAGACTTTGACGACGTTATGCCCCGTACGCCGGAGAGCATTGCCCAGTACGCCAGCTTCGTGAAGAAGATCTGCGAGGACGAGCATCTCCTGCCCTTCGATCGCGACGCGGTGGCGCGAGTGGTAGAGTTCGGGGTGCGCCTGGCCGCGGGGCGAGGCAAGATCAGCACCCGCTTCAACGATGTGGCCGACCTGATCCGGGAGTCCTCCTACTGGGCCACTCGAGAGGGAAGCGGCCTCGTGACCGGGGATCACGTGCGGCAGGCGTGGAATGCCCGGCTGTACCGGCTGAAACTGCCGGAGGAAAAGCTTCAAGAGTACATCCAGGAGGGTCTGATCCTGGTGGATACGGAAGGCTGGAAAGTGGGACAGGTGAATGGACTGTCGATCGTGGAGCTGGGCGACTACCGTTTCGGGCGACCCTCCCGCATCACAGCCCAGGTTTCAGTCGGGCGTGCCGGGGTGATCAACATCGAGCGGGAAGCAGAGCTGAGCGGTCCGATTCACAGCAAGGGCGTTCTGATCCTCACCGGCTACCTCCGCGGTCTTTTTGCCCGCAACAAACCGCTGGCCATGAGCGCGAGCCTTTGCTTTGAGCAACTCTACAGCGGCGTCGAGGGAGATAGTGCCTCCTCCGCGGAGATCTTTGCCCTCCTTTCCGCATTGGCAGACGTTCCCTTGCGCCAGGATCTGGCGGTCACAGGCTCATTGAATCAGCTGGGCGAGATTCAGCCGGTCGGTGGAGTGAACGAAAAGATCGAGGGCTTCTTCGACGTGTGCAGGGTACAGGGCCTAACGGGGACTCAGGGTGTAATCATCCCGGCGCGGAACGTGGAGGACCTGGCTTTGCGAG
This sequence is a window from candidate division KSB1 bacterium. Protein-coding genes within it:
- a CDS encoding AAA family ATPase, which translates into the protein MEERTELELPPDKLRWQCPESLLPFTTTRDLQPIRTILGQERAVEAIRVGLQMRSPGFNVFVAGPSGTGRTTTVRQLLREVAQQGPVPDDWCYVHNFDRPDVPAAIRLPAGKGREFQRAMERLITRLRRDLPKVFTSDVYRERRNALIERFGAEQRKRISSFEQKARKEGFVVVQIQVGIVTRPDLVPVVEDRPVPFEKLEALAAQGQFDVDRLDQLRSKYQSLMVELGEIVEEMRQTERHLTEAIHDLDRQTAGTVLRHPLEELRARFPYPRVDQFLEQVRAHVLSHLEELRGEESSPEGSDQREDPLRLLRVNVVVDNSGLTGPPVVFENHPTYKNLFGTIERVAGAAGEWRSDFTHLRAGSFAKANGGYLVLQARDLLLEPNVWPALKRALKTGQVEIQAPESLAFFPGSTLKPEPIPCDVKVVLIGDRDVYYLLYQLDDDFKKIFKIKADFDDVMPRTPESIAQYASFVKKICEDEHLLPFDRDAVARVVEFGVRLAAGRGKISTRFNDVADLIRESSYWATREGSGLVTGDHVRQAWNARLYRLKLPEEKLQEYIQEGLILVDTEGWKVGQVNGLSIVELGDYRFGRPSRITAQVSVGRAGVINIEREAELSGPIHSKGVLILTGYLRGLFARNKPLAMSASLCFEQLYSGVEGDSASSAEIFALLSALADVPLRQDLAVTGSLNQLGEIQPVGGVNEKIEGFFDVCRVQGLTGTQGVIIPARNVEDLALREDVVQAVAEGKFHIYAIHTVEEGIALLTGLPAGRLPDGSFAPGSVFARADLRLREFAETARRYAGEGLLPA